A stretch of DNA from Drosophila virilis strain 15010-1051.87 chromosome 5, Dvir_AGI_RSII-ME, whole genome shotgun sequence:
AATCTCAGCGACGCCAGCCCCAGTTCCGAGCAGCGAAACCAACGATGAGCCGACGCCCAATCTGGACGACATCATAGCGCGCCTTACCGAGCAGGGCATGGGTGGCGGCAACGTGCCGCTCGAGGAGCACGAGATCAGTGAGATTTGCAGCAGGGCACGCGAGGAGCTGCTCAAGGAGCAGACGCTGCTTGAGCTGCGTGCACCCATCAATATACTGGGCGATATACACGGCCAGTTTAGCAATTTGCTGAAATACTTCAAGATGGCCGGTTTTCCGCCGGAAGCCAACTATTTGTTTCTGGGCGACTATGTCGATCGCGGCAAGCAGTCCGTGGAGACGCTCACCCTGCTGCTGGCCTACAAGGTGCGCTACCCGGACAAGATCTATCTGCTGCGCGGCAACCACGAAAGCTCCAGCGTGAACCGCATCTACGGCTTCTACGACGAGTGCAAGCGGCGCTACACGATCAAGCTCTGGCGCTCCTTTGTCGACTGCTACAACTGCATGCCGGTGGCGGCGGTGATTGAGAGCAACATATTTTGCTGCCACGGCGGCTTGAGTCCCAGCTTGTTTAGCATGGACCAGATACGGATGATAGAGCGACCCTGCGAGATACCCGAGCAGGGCTTACTCTGCGATCTGCTGTGGTCCGATCCTGATGAGAAAACCGTGGGTTGGGGGCTGAACG
This window harbors:
- the LOC6627164 gene encoding serine/threonine-protein phosphatase alpha-3 isoform encodes the protein MSSYQKHTSFNFLSKDAAVGYCMNYMVRRSRISATPAPVPSSETNDEPTPNLDDIIARLTEQGMGGGNVPLEEHEISEICSRAREELLKEQTLLELRAPINILGDIHGQFSNLLKYFKMAGFPPEANYLFLGDYVDRGKQSVETLTLLLAYKVRYPDKIYLLRGNHESSSVNRIYGFYDECKRRYTIKLWRSFVDCYNCMPVAAVIESNIFCCHGGLSPSLFSMDQIRMIERPCEIPEQGLLCDLLWSDPDEKTVGWGLNVRGVSYTFGPDIVSSFLDRHGFSLICRAHQVVEDGYEFFAKRQLITLFSAPNYCGEFDNAGAMMCVDENLLCTFRIQKPMPIQRYQNMTMQNFYNSTNP